AGACCCCTCCTTTATCAGAAACAATTTTTCATCTTGTTCTGCAAAGTTAGCCTTGTGATCATTCTTTTGTTCAGCTTGATCTTTCTCCTTCTTCCAGCAATTAGCCTCCTTATGCCCAGGCTTTGTGCAATAGTAACACTTCATTGGTCCCCTTGCAGCCTGAGTCTCCTTGGCATTACTTTGAGAGGACTGGCCAGATGACCTGCCACGCCCCCTTCCTCTATAGCCTCCCCTTCCTCTGCCTCGTCCACTTGTATTGGACTTGCTCGACCTATCATTGGAATTATCTTCCTTGGCCTGAAAGGCTTTCTCCTCTTTCTTTTCTGAGGATCTGCTCACCCTTTCTTCATGTGCTTGAAGAGAACCCACCAACTCATCAAGAGGATAGGTTTCCAAATCTCTTGTTTGTTCAATGGCTGCCACCACATAATCAAACTTATGTGTGAGACTCCTCAGAATTTTCCCAActacatgttcattagtcatctCCTCTCCATATGCCTTCATCTGCTGCACCACTTCAGTCATTCTAGACAAGTATTCTTGCACAGATTCCTTGTCACTCATGAGAGAAGTCTCAAACTCTCTCCTTAAAGATTGTAGTCTTACCTTGACTACTTTCTTGTCACCTACATATTCTTTCTGAAGAATATCCCAGGCTCCTTTCGATATGGTTGCAGCAGCAATACGAGGAAAGATTTCCTCATCTAAGGCTTGTTGGAGTATGAACAAGGCCTTAGCATCTTTCTTTCTCTTATCTTTGAGTGTCTGATCTGGTTCTGCTGGTTTGGCATCTTCAAACCCAGTCTCAACCAATTCCCACAGTTCCTGGGACCTGAACAAGGTCTTCATCTTCAACTCCCAGAACTGAAATTTTACTCCTTTAAAGATAGGCAAATTAGAGAGCCCATTTGATCCTGATCCATTCGACATTATGAACACCCTGAATCGAACCTGAAGACCTGATACCAAAATTGTTGTATTTGTTTAAGAGTTTTGTGAAATTATATTTAACAAACACCAAATAAATTGGAAGGGAGAAACTATATTGTTGTGATTATAATTCTGGAAAATTAAGGAACCTTAAATAAGGAACAAAAGAAGCATCCACACGGACCACACCTCAAAGCATGGCTGAAAACATGCCTAAAACTAGGAGCACTACTCTAAACAAAAAGACAGAATGCTGAAAAACAGAAAACATCTACCAGACAATGCTCCTTAATTTAAGGCAATGACTTGACTAAGTCCTAAAATTAAGCATACATTTGAATTATGCATTCTAACATTTACCACATAGAAAAACCTttttttgattatttttttttcttatatatGTGTGAGTATATTTGTTGATATGGTTGCAGGGAAACTGTGTGTACAGTATATACGTGAAGACAGTAGATGAGACATCTGCAGGAACAGATGCGAAGGTGAACCTAAAGCTATATGACAACCAAGGTAATATGGTGGAAATAGCAGACCTTGAATTGTTTGGACTTATGCCTAAAGGTCACAACTATTTCGAGCCTAATAATTTGGATGCATTCGCTATCCGAACTAAATGCTTAGCTAACCTCATTTGCAAAATCGAGTTGAGCCACGACAATACTGGTGATAATCCTGCTTGGAAAGTCGATTACGTGGACGTCACCACTGCTGTTCCCCAAATATATTGCACAACCAAGGACTTTGACATTGACGACATAATCTCGCCTATTGTTGTAAGGGACACCTGTGGCGGTGTTAAGGAATCCGTTCTCAAAATGCTAGACCTTGCTTGAGGGACATAACTTGGGTAAGAGTTAATGCAACTTAAAAGTTGCTTATCAAGATGTTTACCTAATATATCAACCATCGTGTCGGTTAAATGTTTTAGTTAATTTAGTACTACTccgtatgaatgaatgaatgaataaataaggtTGATTACATTATCATAAATTGTGCATATCAGCGATTTTCTATCGGATTCATCACATACAAATAATCATGGGAACTGGATACCTTGAAACAATCTAGCTACTGCTATAGTACCGGCTGGTGAGGTTCGGTCTAGTCAACAGGTTTACAAAAACAGGTAACTGGTTTTTAGTCCGGTCTTGTACCCTGTCCGGTCTTTGGATAAACAAAAAGATGGAGACTGGTTTTAGTTCCGGTTCGATCAAGTCCAACTTGAAAAAAAAAGGCACAAAAAACCTTTCTTGCCAAACCGGTCCGATCCAAATCCAAGAAAAACCTACCAAACCAGATCGCATAAAATATTAAAAACATGACAATCTCTAAATTAAGGTCTGGAAATTTTAAAATGAAGATGATAGACGTAGGGGCGGCCAATGAGTTCGGGAGGCCCTGTACCGAATATAAATTGGAGGCCCCAAAacttaaattaaattacaatttaTTTGCGCTCCTAAACGAAAATTATTGATCACTGTTCACCGACTCACAGTAATTGATACGAATCAAaagggattttttttttgaaaaaaggaAATGCTACGATATATTTTAGGCATTtgtaaataaaacaaattataaAATAGTATAATCTGACACCATAAAACGGTTCATTTTTATAAAATAACTATTTATTTAATGCTAACAATGATTTGTTTTTACTTAATAAAatcgtctcataatataataccttttaatataataattattGTAAAAAGTTGAAAGATAAAATTgtcacaaaaaaaacacaaaaataaaaagGGTAAAAGTGTTTATAAAAATTCTGACTGATGTGTAATAGTTTACTACTATTGTGTAGACTATAAACcaattacataataataaaaaaaaagtggGGAAAGTGGGAAACAAAGAAGCAGAATAGTAGATGTCTTCTACACCGAGTATGATTTTTGACTGTATGTAGGGATTTGGCTCAAAATTTTGAGGCCCTATTTGCCGTTGGGCCCCGGTGCAAAGAGCTGAAATGCTCCCCCTCTTGGCCGCCCATGGATAGACGAATGTTGTACTCCGTATAATACAATAAACATACATAAACAAGAAAGTACCTAACGCGTTCACCTTGAGGGACCCTTCACCATTATTGTCCTCACTGTATAGGTGTAAAGAGCTCAGAATATTTTATACATGAATCCATGAACACAATAAGAAGACAGGACGCATTAGGCACAAAATTTAGTGGCAAAACCAATACCCATTTTTACTTGAGGGGTCTTTCACAAGGTGAAAGGGGAATACGGATGCTCGAGTGACGATACAACACGTCCTGCATTAGATGATAGAAAACATATAAGAATTACAAGCATGGTGTAAACTGTAATAAGCTAACATAGGAAAAGGATTTTGGGTGATTATTGCGAACAAAAGAGGCCAGAGAAGACGTTACTAAACACAGAGAACATACAAGAATTACAAGCATGGTGGTGTAAACTGTAAAATAAACTTGGCAATTCAAAAAGAATATGAGGTGGGAGCGTTATTGACTAAATGTGATTTGGTGCAAATGTAATGTAATGTAGTGAATTTAGATTAGATTTTAGATCATTGTACAACAAAGACAATAATAAATTGTGCAATAATTCAAACATAGAGTAACTTCAAGATAAATctaacaagatctcacatgactatattttgtctcatagattaagaataatatcaaagatttccTACGATCATAAATAATGCCAAAAATCAACGGTTACTTTTGGTGTGGTATAGAGCCATGGAGTgagtataaaacaacaataatagAGTACTTTAAGTAAACTGCATAAAAATGTCAAACCGTCTTAAACTTCTATAATAGTACTCAGtatattttgatttttcaataatAAATTTGCCAATGTTCAAATTAGTAAGACATTCAAACTTGAATGGTTAAACGAATGTCGAAGAAAGGTAGTGAAACGTGCGATATCTATGGAAGTCGTTGATTCTTTGACTCGTTTTATCTTAAGACGGATACGGATATATCCTCTTAAGAGACttattgatattttttttttttttctgctaCACCAAAATCTAAAATCTAGGTCGGCCAGGACATATCTCTTTATAATTTAAGAGCCAATAAAATCATAGAGTTGCATGGTACGTTTTTTCAATTGTATTGTAATGTCCATGTCACATTAATACATAACCcccgtaccaaaaaaaaaaaaaaaaaaaaaaaaaaaaaaaaaaaaaaatatacataacCCGTCTTTTTATAGAATCCAAACAAGGAATGGTCCTTCCAACGAAAACCATATATGAAGATACACGACATCGTTGTATAAGAGAATTACCGATGAAGATATTACTATGATTCTAAATCTGGCATTATCCCAagaaaaatgacaattcttttatATAGAATCCAATAAAGGAATGGCCCTCTCAACGAGAACCACATACGAAGATATTACTATTCATTATGTAAAACGTGACGAactattcattcattcaattagGGTTTCATCTAATTACAAATACAACAACTTTGATGGACGATTCTAAAAACTCAAAAACTCGAATTTCCATCATGAAAGAGAATTTCAAACTTCATAGTCTTGTAAGGGCATAAGGCTAATCATCAGACAATTCGTCTcttgtaagacggttttacactaTAGGTtacaaaaacttaaaaaaaaaaaaaaaaaaaaaaaagcaatttgAGGAAAATCACCAGGCAATTTAATGACGATTAAATAAACAATTCCGCCCGCAAGGGTAGTCTAGTGGCTAAAACTCCCAAGGTCTCAATTCCGCCCGAGGGTTTACTAGTACGCACTGAAGTTAGCGGCTACAAATTACCCCGTCACCCAAAAAAAACCAATTCCTAAATTTTGCAGAACTAAAGGGAGAAATTATAACCTCGTAAAAAGCGGAACCTCCGTGCTCCACCACCACTGCCGCCACCGTCACCGCCACCTTTACCCATTATTTAATCGTGAATTATGAACGACTGTCAAGTGCTTCGAATCCAACGTACTTGCTTACTTTCCCAggcatatttttatttttatttatatgttgagAATACTTTTTCTTCTAGTTTTAGGAAGACTTAACCTTAGGTGGTTAGTTTAGGATTAGGTTAATAATTTTACATGTCTAGTTAAGCTAAATCTTAGGTGGTTAGTTTAGGATTAGGTTAGTAATTTTACATGTCTAGTTAAGTTGTTACTTATTCTAGTTCATTGGATTAAAGAAGTGTCAAAACTCCAAAATGTAATTGATAAGTCTCGTGACCTCTTGGTTCACATATATTTGCTATTACCATTGTAACACATCAATCTCTTTATTAAACTTGTAAATCTATTGTTATATGTATGTGTAAAATCTGAGTTATAATAATATTTACCTATAATAACTATTATTAAATATATACTTTTAGTTTATATTCAATGTAATGTATTTGCTGAGTTAGTTAAATGCACTTGGAAAAAATTgaacaaaatattttatttacttaTGGTTATTATTACTTGTACCTATATTTACATTTAATGTATCTCCAATATACATATCGCCTTTATTTAAcgatttttttaatcaaaaaaatattcttctaaaaatgtaaaaatatttgaatgataaaaaaaataattttttaactatttttccaaatataatatataaatattaatattttaataaaattcttgatttatcTTCGACCCAGTCGATCCATTCGAGTAGTGTCTCGACCTAAAATAACGAGTCGTTTGAGTGCGGGTCAAACGGGTTTGTCGGGTCAAAAGTTTCGGGTCTTGACCCTGGAAAAACGAGTCGGATCGGGTCAAGCCGAATTTGACAGTCTAATTAAATATATAATATAGGTCCATATAATACTTATTTTAGTCTAATATATCATACGGAGTATCAGACTAATATTATTTTAGTATAATATTTCGtaattatttaaatatataactctaatacatttagataataaactaatataatatttaatatgataaaattaagcaaaaaaaattaacaaaaatttgataaatttatttaaatatatatgcTTGATAAAATTGTGTAACTAGCAAATAACTCAATAAATAGTGAAAATAATTGTAGCAATAGTTCATGTAATAAATATGATATCATATATTTGAGTGGTAAGAGTAACACTAATAAAAGCCAGAATAGTGAAAGTCATAGTAGCAAGAATGAGAATAGTGAAATTAATAGTATTAAGTAGTTAAAAAAATATTgatggcgggagtagtgaaagtaatgaTAGTGAaacaaatgttataaaagtaacaAAGAGGGAACAATGGAGAAAGTATGAAAAACTAGCTAACAATTCggtttaagaaaatattttatttatgttccgggtgtaattccggagcaggattgtgaccacttgagcttgtaggatgatgtcgttgcttgtctcttcctttcactctttccccgtaaagatgaacaaaccgagggctcggcttggtaccgagcgtactcactccgacgctcaagtcggaaacttagagagataagttgtgtgttaacttggcaaagtatattgtagagagataagggagtttataccggATATTCCGAttagtttctcaatgagagatgatgagtatttatagactttcaccttttgtcacgtagtggccaagtggcgtaaaggtggaaagactgtcttaccctcggccgagggacccatgacaggcctggttgactccatgccgaggggactggatgtgagtaccgggcggcggatagtcctccggaacctcaacgtatacccaccgccccttccagtccttgcaagatgtcagcttagagacggtgatataaccTGGCTCAGTCTGTATACTGTACCAGCCCGGGCCGCCTAGGGTAGTCCCCCGAAGGTGGTGAATCCGGcgaaagaggttcaccgttggggcctcccctttaaaaaggcacaaccatacaaagccaacaatcgtcctgatggccaacggatgcagttgggtcacggcgacgttcatggctttaattatagcagcaacgtattcattcagaggaaaccggagcccatattccaggtgtctgatgtatacgccgatacaaccctcgggagggcaacagacggcctgaccctcctcagggataacaattttataccccctgccgaaggagtaatggtcttcaaaaagttcagaaccggaacaactggcgaacttgttcgtccaggcACGATCAGGACTGATCGAACATGCGTCACCATGCCACGAGAACTGCGGCCTCtttacgacagaaggggtcgcctcatcatcgtcatcatcaataccctccaaaaagctctcatcaatttcaggagaaggagacctgggGCCTCCGAACCTTACCGGGGTGACGGCCAGTGGCTCCTGCTCATCGGATACGACGGTTCGCCCCCGCCGAGGTCTTGAGTTGAGCATCCGCAGAAGACATGGTAACAATAaatacttaacaattaaaagttggggaaatttgtttgtttaccttgggaaaagtgctacgccgagtaacgctttgaagactagagagaaattcCTTCGAAAAACTAAGAGAGGGAAATTGTTTTTCGAGAAAGtgaatttttggtggccaaaatcaggggctaactgctctatttatagagcaaagcccatgaaacggaccaatcggggcaaagcccatgaagcgtcaaccaatcaacaccgagccacgtgtcaagcatgcaccACGCTCCTTGGCGTAAtgtcaatcgacgtatcttcttcaacacgctccttggtatctacttgccaaacggcccgatCAACCTAGCTTGGCGGacggggggcaatcaaaagcataCGGCACTCTCAACGTTGGTCTCGGCCatcgccattttcttttccacatcggatgtccattacacaaccatgtggaggggggatatggtacggcctgaacagaagcaAGCCGAGAAAGAGGAAGCCGGGAATAAATTTCAACTTGCGCGAAATACGCTCAaaactcatcgaaggtccataccacggcatagactacgctggggcaaattgatggggcatattctcgcacccgccgaccgagtcaacatattgagtaaggtcaaagacaaaagacaaagtcaacgtattagacaaccCTAACCGACGCGACACTGTCGGCCACATGTCACTGGGTcgcggctaggcaactagccagccgggaggcatatccgcgtactcatatccaataCCCCTCGGTATGGAGTCAACAAGGCCAGCCGGCCTACCATGGGtctctcggccgagggtagaacggtctttccacctgctagccacttggccactacgtgacaaaaggtgaaagtctaaaaatactcctcaatccacattgagaaaacgatctacaattcatcctaaaactcactattaatctggtataaactctcttatctctctacaatatactttgccaagtaacacacaacttaatctctttaagtttactgacttgagcgtcggagtgagtacgctcggaaccaagccgagccctcagtttgttcatcttaaacaggaaagagcgaaaggaagagtcaagcaaagacatcattcatcaagcttacgtggtcacaaatcctgctccggaattacacccggaacaacatGAACAAAGTATATCGACCCCGATTACCATTTTACCCTAACTTGGTGCTTACACGTTTATTATACACCCTCCAATTCATCATAATGATCTCCTTTGAGATGGACACAATACTTaagaaaaatgaataaaaatgaacaaAGGACAAATGTGGGGTTTGTTGATATGAGATAGAGATGAAttattatgagttaaataaggagttgtgggaccaaaacattaaggaaagtaataaaataagagtaaaaaagttgtgtggggtttggtaatgGGAGAGagtgatgaataaaataagagtaaaagttaccaaaaaaagaaaaggggaacattacttgaataatccgtttcgggaaatAGAGAACATTATAGCAAATTGGAGTGAgtattttttttggtgaaatgctTATTAAAATAAACCATATAACTCATACACCATACATTATACTCGATTAAGATCACTGTCTCACTTTTATGTCCCATCTCATGTCCCACTACCTTAAGATCTTGACACATCACACATAAGATAATAGAAATGGTAATAATATATATCATATTGATTATGTGTCAATAGGAAAAGTGATGAGACACAAGATAAGACACAAAATGGGATAGAAGATCTGCACTGCATTATACTCTttccgtcccgatcatttgttatcctatggttttgacacaaagaccaaggaaaagggaaagagccaattactaaatgacaagttgaataaattgagtgtgaatgatgaaATTAGATAGAAGAGGAGTACATCATAATATGACTTTTTCAACAAGGACATATGTACGTTTAttacattttttttatgttttttttttttttttttttttttttgatgacgaggaggttggatcctccccGGATACAGGACCCCACCCTGCTAGGCGCCTGTACCATGTGAGTTCTTTCCCGCGGGGATTATTTTATGTAACAAAAAACGGTGTACTTACTAAGTTGAATAGTTGTGACTCCGTACTTGATACATCagtgatttatttatttatttatttatttattttggtgaaaaaatattttaaaaatataATCTTCAAACTTTTGGTGTCCACTTTTCCTATAAAAGGCTATGATAATTGGTTATCAATCCACAACTTAAAATATTCAACAAATAACACACACAAATAAACGAGTTTATATTAACAAAAA
The Silene latifolia isolate original U9 population chromosome 11, ASM4854445v1, whole genome shotgun sequence genome window above contains:
- the LOC141614679 gene encoding PLAT domain-containing protein 1-like; protein product: MVEIADLELFGLMPKGHNYFEPNNLDAFAIRTKCLANLICKIELSHDNTGDNPAWKVDYVDVTTAVPQIYCTTKDFDIDDIISPIVVRDTCGGVKESVLKMLDLA